aagggcccagaagtggcagcttggtggtgctggatttcacctcatgaccttctaatcaAAAGTCCAAAGTCTTAACCACCATACAAATGATGCTTTTCGAGGACTGGCTAAAGTGTAAATATCCTCAAGTTGCCTATCAGCCTATCAAGTTGCAGTATTCAAATGTGTTATGTGTTGTACCAAAAAAAGGGGTGTGGCATGCAGAGTGGACTGACTTACTCATCTGCATATTAATTGAATCTATTGAATAATTTCCTTATTTAAAGGATTTAACTGAAAGTTTATTGGGTTTCATTGTAGTTCTGATTGAAATACGTGCAATGTTCTTCGCTTGACGTGCCAGAACGTTCTTTGCCAAATGTAAATCGTTCCCCAGGAtacattttttgtctttcaaGTTAAAACCCGTCTCAGCTGCGTCCCGTTAAGCTGTtaacctgtttttagcttcttGACCCTGCATGTGTTCTGCCTTTGAATGCCGGATATCTTCCAAAGGAATACATTCAGATTTATTGGTTATAAATATGAACGtaattaagatttattttaggAGCCTCAGATTGGATAGATCGAACTACTGAGGCTTAAACTTCACACTGCCACCTGCTGCATGACCCCAGCTATTACAATAAACATCcctcattaaaatgtaaagctGATTGGAGGTCAGTCATGTCGttgaattgttattattaatagagCGTAAAGACTTTTGCCCAATTTTGTACTACAGGATGCGACTCGGAGGCACGCTGGCTCCCGACCCAGGTGGCTATCTTTCAATTCATCTTTTCTTTGTTCTggtcctccttcttaaaatggAAACTGTTCAGGCCAGATATAATCCCGTCGTCCTCAGACAACTGTTCCTCTATAAAAACACGGCTGTGAGGTTAAGCGTGACACGCTCCGCTAATTTACCCATTAGTCATATTCAGCGTGTATAAAATGGCCCTGGTCTTTGCCCGGCCTCGTTTCAACCCTGATATAAATCAGAGGCCTCCAGTGCAAGCTCAGTGACTCACACGCTGCAGTGAGTCAGTAAACATCTGCATTGTTGGGAAGCCTTATCAACCACACTTCATGGATGTGGTTTTGGGAGACCCAGAATCCCCCAGCATGCCTCCTTTTTACACAGACCTAATCTCTTGATCAAACCTAGAAAGCTTCTCAGGGCTTCCCTTAGAGCGGTTTATTTACAGGACACTGTAGCTTTGTTGCACCCGCATCGTGCCCTTTCCACACTTTCCAAAGGTATTGTGTATTCTTGATTACCAAGGCTTACTCCAGCTTAGAAAGTTTGGTGCGTAGATGCGTGCAGGTTTACGCATTGCTGCACGGATCTAAATGAACTTGGACTGACAACGTTCTTGTATTCTTCATGCAGGtgggagaaggtggaggaaagtTCGATCCAAGCGAGGACTTTACGCAATGTTATCCGTAGCCACTGATGCCACGTTTCAAAGGAGAAACTGGAAGGTAAGGAAGAGGGACAATGAAGGACATTAAGATAATACTGTTGAACCTGGTGAATGCATGAACttctacatttgtttattttgcagaTGGTGGTATGGGTGCTTATGTCTCTGCTGCCCCTGGTGATCGGAGACAGACCCGGGTTTATCGAAGACCCTGTGGATGCAGTGGGTTTTGTTACGTCCATGCTGGATGAGCAGCCTTTTGATGCTCTACCTGAAGATGAGGAGATGGGAGATGGAGACGGACATTCTCCGTGGCAAACCGTTTTTGGTAAGCTTGGGTATAGTGGCTGAAAAATATCTTAATATCTTTAAACTGGTTTGTGaaaatattcttcttttttttgtctttcagaaCCTTCAGTTCTATTAGAAGAAGAGAGTCCAGCTCGGTGGGAGCGTTCCCCACGGTCCTCAGAAGCCTCTGATGCTCAGTCCAAAGGCTCacgcaagaagaagaagaagaagaaagagaaggagaagggtGAGGATGATGGGCGGGGCCAGAGCAGCCGTGACTGCCACCTGGAGAGGCGCGAGATGCGAGTGAGAGACCTGGGGATGGGTTACGATTCGGACGAGATTGTACTCTTTAAGTTCTGCGTGGGTTTGTGCCAGAGTGCACGGGGGAACTACGACGCTGCGCTGAAGGCTCTGCTGACCAACGGCAGCCTGCCCAAACGAACAGCACGCAAGGTCAGCGCCAGACCCTGCTGCCGACCCACGGCATACAAGTCTGTGTCCTTCATGGACACGTCCACAACATGGAGGACCATCGAGAATGTCTCGGCTTTAGACTGCAAGTGCGTGGGCTAAATGGCTATTGGTGGAGCTGAAAACTGACACTGATTCCCACCTCGAGAAACAGAGGTAACGTGAGGCCGGAGGGCTTCCTGAAATCAGGATTATAGAATAGGAGGCATTTTGAGATGAAAGCTGTTTCAGTAGAAGGAGGCAGCAAGCCTTCTGAGATGTGCACCATGTATGCCTTCAGCCTTCTATATTCCTGACAGCAGAGTGAAAAAGTCCAGAGTGACGCCGGACTCGTGACAGGGCGAAGCACGGAGACGGTAGCCGATGGAGCAACAATAGACACTCATGGATTGCTCAAGAACATGGCCAGGAACTTGGCAAGAAACTTTGCAAGAcgttttatttgtctgtttttatttcttttactgaAGTTCAGAGACTGTGTATATCTGCCAGTAACGggtgaaaacattttatattgtttgagCAGAAGCGGTTTTGTAATTTTTGACATTCAGGTGAACATATCACACACTGCCTAAATTACTGAAGCTATAATTATACATGACTTTATAAACTTATAAACAGTACTGATTTGAACTATTTCTCCACAAAGCTGTGGGCTGTTTAGGAACTGATGAAAAGgtctataaatgtttaaaggaatactttttggaaaaaaaaactaatcacgTGGTTTTCCTTCTTAAACTTTCACCCGATCATGACACGTCTGAGGTtcggcgttttttttttttttttttgtttttttgcttagtTATTTTTTTACGCATATGCAGTGAGGCTAATGTTTAGTAGCTAGCAAAGATTCTGTTACAGCAAAAATATCCAACCTCCATAATTTACA
The genomic region above belongs to Silurus meridionalis isolate SWU-2019-XX chromosome 20, ASM1480568v1, whole genome shotgun sequence and contains:
- the LOC124403200 gene encoding artemin isoform X2, translated to MLSVATDATFQRRNWKMVVWVLMSLLPLVIGDRPGFIEDPVDAVGFVTSMLDEQPFDALPEDEEMGDGDGHSPWQTVFEPSVLLEEESPARWERSPRSSEASDAQSKGSRKKKKKKKEKEKGEDDGRGQSSRDCHLERREMRVRDLGMGYDSDEIVLFKFCVGLCQSARGNYDAALKALLTNGSLPKRTARKVSARPCCRPTAYKSVSFMDTSTTWRTIENVSALDCKCVG
- the LOC124403200 gene encoding artemin isoform X1 — encoded protein: MKTGANRRLAGGRRWRKVRSKRGLYAMLSVATDATFQRRNWKMVVWVLMSLLPLVIGDRPGFIEDPVDAVGFVTSMLDEQPFDALPEDEEMGDGDGHSPWQTVFEPSVLLEEESPARWERSPRSSEASDAQSKGSRKKKKKKKEKEKGEDDGRGQSSRDCHLERREMRVRDLGMGYDSDEIVLFKFCVGLCQSARGNYDAALKALLTNGSLPKRTARKVSARPCCRPTAYKSVSFMDTSTTWRTIENVSALDCKCVG